The following coding sequences lie in one Lolium perenne isolate Kyuss_39 chromosome 2, Kyuss_2.0, whole genome shotgun sequence genomic window:
- the LOC127328903 gene encoding uncharacterized protein, producing the protein MVVPRQLAHTMAKPRWRHGSRNVGGDEIAVDLHVVCRVTTVASPTESGQFRPISLCNAIYKIASKAVANRLKVILPEIISEEQSAFVPGRLITDNIITAYECLHFMKRTKAKKHRFCALKLKMRKAYDRVEWSYLQAIMLKLGFSTSWVTLVMRLVSTVSFSVLFNGSPQEEFRPSRGIRQGDPISPYLFLLAAEGLLCLLKNQVQSSALHGIKVAPTSPPANHLLFADDSLLFFGASIEGANEVKTVLEKYCQASGQRINMDKYSIFFSKVCSGDMKESIKGILEVQRETLNEKYLGMPSDVGRSKSGAFKYLKDRVWKKVLGWMEQLMSVEGKDILIKSVAQAAPTFSMSCFKLPRGLCDHINAMLKKFWWGSKEGQRRTCWVSWEKMTQPKSDGGLGFRDIELFNLALLARQAWRLLPEPGSLSARVLKEVYYADSDLLEAELGSHPSQVWRSLLEGRDAMKLSLIRIIGDGATTHAWRDNWLLREERMMPVAPRKQGAPQRVCDYIDNTTASWKEDKLEEFFLPMDIEVIKGIPLCTRRQEDFWAWQFEKLVCLLKQRSVNRCGLECLLQPMKSINQPIERTRRPFASLKKKNFEVPRRKKPLRYARHPVVGAAVSMQFEQPPSARRAPTFYARRDADAWQLLGALLPRRAATARHVQQAHARLAVLGLATARFLPHLLAALPRLPHPPPIEDASSYALSLFRRSNSSSAFASNHLLRVLPHPLPLRLFPGLPRRNPHSFTFLLASLSDHLDAGHATGPAPSFLGSHVHALAVKAGAAGDLYVRNALTHFYGVCGDVGAMRLMLDELPRVRDVVTWNAVLAGYVRAGMLRAAREVFEEMPVRDGVSWSTVMGGYVKEGELDVALQVFKDMVEKGLRVNEAAVVTALSASAQLGLLELGRFVHEVVRREGMPVSVNVGAALVDMYSKCGCVAVAREVFDAMPGKDVFAWNAMICGLAAHGFARDAVELFERFLGEGLCPTNITFVGVLNACSRSGLVAEGRRYFKLMADKYSVEPEMEHYGCMVDLLGRAGLVSEAIELIEGMPIAPDPVLWGTVLSACKTHGLVNLGVEVGNKLIELEPAHDGHYVLLASIYAKAKKWDEVREVRKLMSSRGTSKLAGWSLMEAQGNVHKFLVGDMDHKDSVRIYNMLDMINRRLADAGYVPDVSSVLHDIGDEEKVHAIKVHSERLAIAYGFIVTKVGNPIRIVKNLQVCGDCHEFSKMVTKVFNREIIVRDGSRFHHMKEGRCSCLDYW; encoded by the exons atggtggTGCCGCGGCAGCTCGCGCACACGATGGCGAAGCCACGGTGGCGCCACGGCTCTaggaacgtcggcggcgacgagatcgccgtGGATCTCCACG tggtatgcagggtcaccacagtagcGAGCCCAACGGAATCGGGACAATTTCGGCCTATCAGTTTGTGCAATGCGATATACAAAATTGCTTCCAAGGCGGTGGCAAATAGACTGAAAGTTATTCTACCGGAGATTATTTCTGAGGAGCAGTCGGCTTTTGTTCCTGGAAGACTCATCACGGATAATATTATTACGGCATATGAGTGTCTACATTTCATGAAGCGCACAAAGGCCAAAAAACACCGGTTTTGTGCCCTGAAGTTAAAAATGCGGAAGGCATATGACCGGGTCGAGTGGAGTTACCTCCAAGCCATTATGCTGAAGCTTGGTTTCAGCACCTCCTGGGTGACTCTTGTTATGAGACTAGTTTCTACGGTCTCCTTTTCAGTGCTCTTTAATGGATCACCGCAAGAGGAGTTCCGGCCGTCAAGGGGTATTCGACAGGGCGACCCCATCTCTCCATATTTGTTCTTGTTGGCAGCGGAGGGCCTTTTGTGTCTTTTAAAAAACCAAGTTCAATCATCAGCGCTTCATGGGATTAAAGTGGCACCAACATCACCACCGGCGAACCACTTACTTTTTGCGGATGATAGCCTGCTGTTTTTCGGAGCAAGTATTGAGGGAGCAAATGAGGTCAAGACTGTCTTAGAGAAGTATTGCCAGGCTTCGGGGCAACGTATAAATATGGACAAGTATTCTATCTTCTTTAGTAAGGTTTGTTCAGGAGATATGAAGGAAAGCATTAAGGGGATCCTAGAAGTTCAGAGGGAGACTCTAAATGAGAAGTATCTTGGAATGCCATCTGATGTAGGGAGATCCAAGAGTGGAGCGTTTAAGTACCTTAAAGATCGTGTCTGGAAGAAGGTCTTGGGGTGGATGGAACAACTTATGTCGGTGGAGGGAAAGGACATCTTGATCAAGTCGGTTGCACAAGCTGCTCCTACCTTCTCTATGTCATGCTTCAAGCTTCCAAGGGGGCTATGTGACCATATCAATGCGATGCTCAAGAAGTTTTGGTGGGGCAGCAAAGAAGGTCAGAGACGAACGTGTTGGGTTTCATGGGAGAAAATGACTCAACCAAAATCTGATGGTGGCTTGGGCTTTCGGGATATTGAGCTTTTCAATTTGGCTTTACTAGCCCGGCAAGCATGGAGGCTTCTACCGGAACCAGGATCGCTGAGTGCGCGAGTGCTCAAAGAGGTTTACTATGCGGACTCTGATTTGTTAGAGGCCGAGCTGGGCTCCCACCCATCCCAGGTCTGGCGGTCCCTTCTGGAGGGACGTGATGCCATGAAGCTAAGCCTCATACGGATAATTGGTGATGGTGCGACTACGCATGCTTGGCGAGATAACTGGCTGCTGCGGGAGGAGCGGATGATGCCAGTTGCACCTAGGAAACAAGGGGCGCCCCAGCGTGTGTGCGACTACATCGATAACACGACAGCTTCCTGGAAGGAGGACAAACTCGAGGAGTTTTTCTTGCCCATGGATATCGAAGTGATCAAGGGAATTCCGCTATGTACCAGGCGGCAAGAGGATTTCTGGGCGTGGCAGTTTGAAAAACTAGTGTGTTTACT GAAACAAAGGAGCGTCAATCGTTGTGGGCTGGAGTGTTTGCTACAGCCCATGAAGAGTATCAATCAGCCCATCGAGCGAACCAGACGTCCATTTGCCAGCCTTAAGAAAAAAAACTTTGAGGTACCGCGGCGGAAAAAACCGCTACGCTACGCTCGCCACCCGGTGGTCGGCGCCGCCGTCTCCATGCAGTTCGAGCAGCCTCCGTCCGCCCGGCGCGCCCCCACCTTCTACGCGCGCCGCGACGCCGACGCGTGGCAGCTCCTCGGCGCGCTCCTGCCGCGGCGCGCGGCCACCGCCCGCCACGTCCAGCAGGCTCACGCCCGCCTCGCCGTCCTCGGCCTCGCCACCGCGCGCTTCCTCCCGCACCTCCTCGCCGCCCTCCCCCGCCTCCCGCACCCGCCGCCGATCGAGGACGCCTCCTCCTACGCGCTCTCCCTGTTCCGCCGCTCCAACTCCTCGTCCGCCTTCGCGTCCAACCACCTCCTCCGCGTGCTCCCGCACCCTCTCCCGCTCCGCCTCTTTCCCGGCCTCCCGCGCCGCAACCCGCACTCCTTCACCTTCCTCCTCGCCTCCCTCTCCGACCACCTCGACGCCGGTCACGCCACCGGCCCAGCCCCCTCCTTCCTGGGCTCCCACGTGCACGCGCTGGCCGTCAAGGCGGGCGCGGCGGGCGATCTCTACGTGCGGAACGCGCTCACGCACTTCTACGGCGTCTGCGGCGACGTGGGGGCCATGCGGTTGATGCTCGACGAGCTGCCGCGCGTGCGAGACGTGGTGACTTGGAACGCCGTCCTCGCCGGCTACGTCCGAGCGGGCATGCTCCGGGCAGCACGGGAGGTGTTTGAGGAAATGCCGGTCAGGGATGGGGTTTCTTGGAGCACGGTCATGGGCGGGTATGTGAAGGAAGGGGAGCTGGACGTGGCGCTGCAGGTGTTCAAGGATATGGTGGAGAAGGGGCTGAGGGTAAATGAGGCTGCAGTCGTGACGGCATTGTCGGCGTCTGCACAGCTGGGTTTGCTTGAGCTTGGGAGGTTTGTGCATGAGGTCGTCCGTAGAGAAGGAATGCCGGTCAGTGTTAACGTAGGGGCCGCGCTGGTGGATATGTATTCCAAGTGCGGGTGTGTGGCAGTGGCCAGGGAAGTTTTCGATGCGATGCCGGGTAAGGATGTTTTTGCATGGAACGCCATGATTTGCGGCCTCGCTGCTCATGGGTTTGCACGGGATGCGGTCGAACTCTTTGAACGGTTTCTCGGTGAGGGTTTGTGCCCAACAAATATTACGTTTGTTGGCGTCCTGAATGCGTGCAGCCGTTCTGGTCTTGTCGCTGAAGGGCGGCGGTACTTCAAGTTGATGGCAGACAAATATAGTGTTGAGCCAGAAATGGAGCATTACGGGTGCATGGTTGATCTTCTGGGCCGTGCTGGTCTTGTTTCAGAAGCCATCGAATTGATCGAAGGGATGCCTATTGCACCTGACCCAGTTCTCTGGGGCACTGTACTCTCGGCTTGCAAGACACATGGCCTGGTGAATCTGGGGGTCGAGGTTGGCAACAAGCTAATTGAACTGGAGCCAGCTCATGATGGCCACTATGTCCTCCTTGCAAGCATATACGCCAAGGCAAAGAAATGGGATGAAGTCAGGGAAGTCAGGAAATTGATGTCTAGTCGGGGTACCAGCAAGTTAGCCGGCTGGAGCTTGATGGAGGCACAAGGAAACGTGCATAAGTTTCTAGTAGGAGACATGGATCACAAGGATTCTGTTCGGATATATAACATGCTTGACATGATTAACAGAAGGTTAGCAGATGCAGGGTATGTACCAGACGTGTCATCTGTATTGCATGACATTGGAGATGAAGAGAAGGTGCATGCAATCAAGGTGCACAGTGAGCGGCTGGCAATTGCTTATGGGTTCATAGTTACAAAAGTTGGCAACCCAATCCGTATTGTTAAGAATCTCCAGGTGTGTGGGGATTGTCATGAATTCAGTAAGATGGTGACAAAGGTTTTCAATAGGGAGATTATTGTGAGAGATGGTAGTAGATTCCATCATATGAAAGAAGGAAGGTGTTCTTGCCTTGACTACTGGTAG